One window of the Gambusia affinis linkage group LG13, SWU_Gaff_1.0, whole genome shotgun sequence genome contains the following:
- the pgbd5 gene encoding piggyBac transposable element-derived protein 5, whose protein sequence is MAECGRKALSLLEAARSRYESLQISDDVFGESGDDSSDNPFYSTSGDSDSDNYIAEVGEHEQQHHQHHHHPKRGDKDCGHSGGSGGGSGGGSSGPPGSLTRSQAEEEGWTETLQDVTVPPYKETYGPAQRMPATATALDFFQLFVPDNCIQNMVTQTNMYAKKFQERFGSEEGWCPVTAQEMKAFLGFVISTSVHRCESVLSIWSSGFFSNRSIALKMSQSRFEKILKYFHIVAFRPSQGSNQGLYKIQPFLDSLQQSFSCTFRPSQTQVLHEPLIDEDPVFITTCTERDLRKRKKRKFSLWVRQCTSTGFICQISVHLKEGQGTDGLATLKNKPQLHSLVAKQLCQNISGKNAIIFTGPSITSLGLFSEFSKQDIYCCGLLSTRKSDCTGLPQSMLVCSSTPAKRGQSRVMMKGSMSLISWYNKGHFRFITNAYSPTKEGVIIKRKSGEIPCPLAVEAFAAHLSYICKYDDKYSKYFIFHKPNKTWQQVFWLSISIAINNAYILYKMSDAYAVKRYSRAQFGERLVRELLDLDDCSPTQGMEINTEQT, encoded by the exons ATGGCCGAGTGCGGGCGGAAGGCGCTGTCTCTCTTGGAAGCGGCCCGCTCCCGGTATGAGAGCCTGCAGATATCCGACGATGTGTTCGGCGAGTCCGGGGATGACAGTAGCGACAATCCCTTCTACAGCACCTCGGGGGACTCCGACTCCGACAACTACATAGCCGAGGTGGGCGAGCATGAGCAGCAGCACCATCAGCACCACCACCATCCAAAACGCGGGGACAAGGATTGTGGCCACAGCGGGGGGTCTGGTGGCGGGTCTGGCGGCGGGAGCAGCGGGCCCCCGGGCTCCCTCACCCGGAGTCAGGCTGAGGAGGAAGGCTGGACGGAGACGCTGCAGGATGTCACGGTCCCGCCGTACAAAGAGACATACG GACCCGCTCAGAGGATGCCGGCCACCGCCACTGCCTTGGACTTTTTCCAGCTCTTCGTCCCAGACAACTGCATCCAAAACATGGTCACCCAGACAAACATGTACGCCAAGAAGTTTCAGGAGCGCTTCGGCTCCGAAGAAGGCTGGTGTCCCGTCACGGCTCAGGAGATGAAGGCCTTCCTGGGCTTCGTCATCTCCACCAGCGTGCACCGCTGCGAGTCGGTGCTCAGCATCTGGAGCTCGGGCTTCTTCAGCAACAGGAGCATCGCCTTGAAGATGAGCCAGTCGCGCTTCGAGAAGATCCTCAAGTACTTTCACATCGTGGCTTTCCGCCCGTCCCAGGGGAGCAATCAGGGCCTTTACAAGATCCAGCCGTTCCTGGACTCGCTGCAGCAGTCGTTCAGCTGCACCTTCAGGCCCTCGCAGACACAG GTTCTTCATGAGCCACTGATAGACGAGGACCCCGTGTTTATCACCACCTGCACAGAAAGAgatctgaggaagaggaagaagaggaagttcAGTCTCTGGGTCCGGCAGTGCACCTCCACCGGATTCATCTGTCAG ATCTCCGTCCATCTGAAGGAGGGCCAGGGCACAGATGGACTGGCCACCTTGAAGAACAAGCCCCAACTCCACAGCCTCGTGGCCAAGCAGCTCTGTCAGAACATCTCCGGCAAGAACGCCATCATCTTCACGGGGCCGTCCATCACCAGCCTCGGCCTCTTCTCTGAATTCAGCAAGCAGG ATATCTACTGCTGTGGCTTGCTGAGCACCAGGAAGAGTGACTGCACAGGTTTGCCCCAAAGCATGCTGGTCTGCAGCTCCACGCCGGCGAAACGCGGCCAGTCACGcgtgatgatgaagggcagcaTGTCTCTGATCAGCTGGTACAATAAGGGACACTTCAGGTTCATTACCAATGCCTACTCACCAACAAAAGAAG gaGTGATTATTAAGAGGAAAAGTGGAGAAATCCCGTGCCCCCTTGCCGTCGAAGCCTTTGCGGCACATCTCAGCTACATCTGCAAATACGACGACAAGTACAGCAA ATATTTTATCTTCCATAAGCCCAACAAGACTTGGCAGCAGGTATTCTGGTTGAGCATCAGCATCGCCATCAATAACGCGTACATCCTTTACAAGATGTCCGACGCCTACGCCGTCAAGCGCTACAGCCGAGCGCAGTTTGGAGAGAGACTGGTCAGGGAGCTGCTGGACCTGGACGACTGTTCCCCCACACa GGGAATGGAGATAAATACGGAGCAGACCTAG